From Flexistipes sp.:
GTATTGCCGTTGTTTCTGCCATATGTGCGTCTGAAAATCCTTATCGGGAAACGCGAATACTCAGAGAGCTTGTTGAGGAGTTATGAAAGAGTTTGAATTTATTAAATTATTGAAGGAAAAATGTAAGGGATGTGATTCAACGCCGGGGATCGGGGATGATGCTGCGCTCTTCGATAACTTTCTTGCGGCAAAGGATATTGTATGTGAAGGAATTCACTTCTTAAAAACTACTCCTGCAGAACATGTTGTTTTGAAGGTCTTTTCAGCAAATATCAGCGACATTGCCGCTATGGGGGGTAATCCAAAATATGTTCTGCTGGGAATTGCTGTCCCCAAAGCAAGGGAAGGTGAGAAAAAGAATATAATCGAAGCAATAAAAAAATCAGCCGGTCTGTATGATGTTGAGGTTATAGGAGGAGACACCACCTCTGCCTCAAATGATCTTTTTGTTTCATTGACCGTTATAGGTAAAAAGGGGCGTTTTTTACTTTCCAGAAGCGGAGCGGGGGAAGGTGAAAGAGTATATCTTTCCAGACCGCTGGGGCTGGCACGTATTTCCCTTGAAAAAGAACTCGGTTCTGACTTTGATATCGATGCTTATCAGCATTATAAAATGATGGCTGAGAAGGAACTTGGAGAAGTTCTGGGTAATGTAGGTACTGTTACAAGCTGTATAGATATAAGCGACGGGCTTGGCAGGGATGCTTCTCATTTGAGCGAAGAAAGCGGTGTGAAAATAGTTATAGAAGAAAAGCGGCTTCCGTTTTCACATCTTAAGCAGTTTGATGTGGATAAAGTTGATTATTTCATTAATTCCGGAGAAGAATTTGCCCTTCTTTTTACAGCAAAAAAGGAACACGCCGTTGATAACTCTCTTAAAGAAAAAGGAATCGAAGTGTACGATATTGGTTACACGCAAAAAGGCTCCGGCGTATTCCTGGACAACGGAAAGAAACGGGTAAGCATATCATCAAAAGGTTACGAGCACAAATAATTAAATTTTATCAAGAATTTTTACCGGTATTTTCCCTTCCAGTTTATCCTTGAACAGTGCAGCGTCACTTTCTGAGCCGACAATAGCACCGTAGTGCATGGGGATAGCCAGTTTTGGGTTGATTGCAAGGGCTGCTTCCACGGCTTCTTCAGCCGTCATTACATATGTGCCGCTTACAGGGATAAAAGCTATATCTATATCTTCTAAATTTTTCATTTCAGGGATAAAGTCCGTATCCCCGGCCAGATAATATCTGGTGCCGTCCAAATCAAAGATAAAGCCCAGCCAGTTATTCTCTCTGGGGTGAAAGTCTTTCCCGATATTGTAAGCGTGCACTGCTTCAATGTTTACTCCTTTTATTTCAACACTGTCACCGGGTTTCATTGCCGTAACGCTGCCGTTAATTTTACTTTTGCAATCTTGTGAAGCGGCAATTTCCGTATCATTTTTTAACAGTTTGGCAATGTCATCAGGGCTGCAGTGATCATGATGTGAATGAGTAACCAAAATAATATCAGCCTTGCTTTCAGTAGTCAGTTGAAAAGGATCCGTAAAAATATTTACATTCTTTCCTCTGATTTCAAAAGTATCGTGCCCATGAGAATTAATGTTTTCAACTGTCATATGAACCTCCTGCAAATTTATGGAGCATATGCTGTAAACCTTTAAGACTAATTAAACAATTACAATTAATAATAAAATTTAATGTAAAAATTTCAAGGATTTACTCGTTGTTGAGCTGGTGCCAATTTTGTGAGAATTGCATATTATTGCGAAATGATATATTAATCAGTAAATGAATGAGAGATGATGGGGTTTACTAATAGATGTATACGGTGATAAAAGAAGGCTATGGGGAATACGAGGTGAAAAAGTCAAAGTTTATATCATACGTTGTTCCTTATAAAAATTTTGAAGGTAAACTCGAACAACTGAAAACGCAGCATCCCAAGGCAAGGCATATTGTCTGGGCATACAGGCATCTGCAGGAAGATCAGCAGATAGATGAAAACTGTACGGATGACGGTGAGCCGAAAAATACTTCCGGCAAACCCACCCTGAATATTTTATACCATAATGATATAATAAATACGGCTGTTTTTACCGTCCGATATTTCGGTGGGATACTTCTGGGAACCGGAGGACTTGTAAAAGCGTATACCGAGAGTGCAAACCGGGCACTTAACGATGCAACGGTAATTGATACTGCAAAACTCTATAAAAAACCTGTAAAAATAGGGTACGATAAAATCAACCATCTGGAATATCTTGCCGGCATATATTATCTGAAGATTGTGAACAGGGAATTTTTAGGCACCTATGTTATTTTTACGCTGCAGGGACAAAAAGAGGTGATAGACCGTCTTGAAGCGGAAGTGGGGAAGTAATAATTTGTTGAATCGTGTACGGGTTGAGTGGAGAATTAGTGATAAGTTTACCCGAATAGCCAAAAGCAACTATAAATAAATGTTTACTTCCACTTTCACGAACATTGAACGTTTAACTATCAACGGTTGCCTCCGCCACCGCCGTTACCACCCGAACCGGAACCTTCACCGTGACCTCCCATACCTCCGGCGTCACTCATTCCGCCGGCACCTTGCTGTCCGGAGCCTGACATACCGCCTCTACTGCCGTTCATTCCATCGGCATGCCCCACTGCAGAAGCGCCTCTGTAACCGGCACCTATACTTTTGGACACATTTTCTGTAAATCTGCCGGTATGGGTGCTTGAAAAATTTTCTCTGAAGCTTTGTCTCATCTGGCTCATTTCCTGATGAGTAAAATTATGCTGCATTGCCTGATTCAAAACTCCATTGATTTGTGATGACTGCACTCCCAGTCTACTCATGGTTTTAGCTGTTTCCGTAACCTCTTTTGCCATTTGAGACATATTGCGGTTTTGCTGCATATTTTGATTAAGCATACTGCCGACTGCCTGGATATCTTCTTTTTTCATACCGGCTGCCATAGCTTCTTTCACATTTTCTTCAATCTGCTGCCTGACAGATTTCTTTGATGCAAACTGAGCTGCAAATTTTGATGCGAACTCCTGCCTCTGAGCCATTTGGTTCAAAGCACGGCTAATCATCTGCCCTCTTACATTTTTTGCTATACCCTCGTTTACTTTATCTGTTAAATCACTGACAGGATATCCCCGCTGCTGGTAATCTTCCACCTTGTTAAGGAAATTGCTGACGGTACTTTTGCTGTATCCGTGCTGGTACATATTCTGTAATGTTTCAGCAACTTCCCTTGACTCAGTTGCGGCTTGACGCACCTGATTCTGCAATTCGGCGGGAGTATTGCTTATCAGCTCATCCATTTTCACTTCCGCGGCAGAGACAAATGTATTCAATACTATGCTCAATAGAAAAGCAGCTGTTATTGTTATTTTGTTCATTTTGCTTCCTCCAATAACCTTTTAAATATAAAACGGATTAACTGTGCTTTGGTTACATTAAAATTCCAGAATACATAATTTTCCGCCAAATTCGTCTTTAATTTTCATCATGCATTCAGGAAGATATACCTTCTCGTCCACTTTATAAAAAAACTTTATTTCTTCTACATTTGCCGGTTTGTCTAAGGTATATATCCAGTATCCCTCATTTCTTTTGAAATGACTGCCGGCATAATTGTTTATGTCTGAATAGAAGATGACTTTCTCTGCTCCATTTCCATTGTAATAAAACGAAAGAGAGTCTTCCGACTGCTTGACGTAATGCCTTGAGCATGCTGTTACTGCTAAAAAAAGTATAATAATTGTACCAACTTTTAATTTTATCATGCATTAACCTTCAATATACTGTTTTTGTTGCCGAATCCGTCTTCTACTTTATATATTGAAGTGGGATCAGCAACAACTTTTTTATCGTTGATCAGGTAAAAATATTTGTATTCACCGGGCTTGAGTTTTACTTCAGCTTCCCAGTAACCGCTCTGACTTACTTCATTTAATTTTAACGGCTTCCAGTTAGTAAACTCCCCGGATATCTCCACTTTTTCAGCTTCCGGCTTGTATATTACAAACCTGTAATTTACAAATTTCTCTGCCTTTTGAGTAGCCGGTTGATTACTGAAAATACTCAAGGCAAAAATAATGATTATAGAAGCAGCAAGCAGTTGTGTGAAGCGTGTGAGATTTTTATAAGACGGTGCTTTTTTTCCTTTCGGAATATCCAGACGGGGTGTCTGTACTTCTGAAATCTTGTTTTTCATTACCATCTCAAAATCAAGTGAGGATATTGTTTCTTCGTAAAACTCTTCCTCCTTGTGCACATTCTCCACAAACAGTTTTTTCTCTTTTAAGTTAAGTTCATCATCTATAAATTGAGAAACTAAAAACTCCTTCATAGCTAAACCTCCTTGAAGTGTTTTTTCAGAGTTTTCCTGGCTCTGTGTATTATAACCTTTATATTAGCTTCGGAATGCCCTGTTATTTCGGCGATTTCCCTGTATTTCATATCATTAATGATTTTAAGTGTGAAGATATGTTTTGTTTCATCGTCCAGTTTTGCAAGCATCTTTTCAAGAAAATCATCTTCCTTTTCCGCTGATACGTTATTGTGCTCATCTTTAAAAGAGGACAAAAAATCCTGTTCTACATATACTTCCCTTTTTTTGCGTTTTGTATCCAGAAAAGCGTTTTTGCCTATTTTGTATAACAGTCCTTTGTTTGGATTATCCTGGTATTTTTGATACATTTTGAAGTAACTTTCCTGGAATATGTCACTGGCTGTTTCATAGTCGCTGCAGAGATAATACAGATATTTGAAAAAACCGTCTTTGGTTTCCGAGTAAAATTTA
This genomic window contains:
- a CDS encoding YigZ family protein, with amino-acid sequence MYTVIKEGYGEYEVKKSKFISYVVPYKNFEGKLEQLKTQHPKARHIVWAYRHLQEDQQIDENCTDDGEPKNTSGKPTLNILYHNDIINTAVFTVRYFGGILLGTGGLVKAYTESANRALNDATVIDTAKLYKKPVKIGYDKINHLEYLAGIYYLKIVNREFLGTYVIFTLQGQKEVIDRLEAEVGK
- a CDS encoding MBL fold metallo-hydrolase, yielding MTVENINSHGHDTFEIRGKNVNIFTDPFQLTTESKADIILVTHSHHDHCSPDDIAKLLKNDTEIAASQDCKSKINGSVTAMKPGDSVEIKGVNIEAVHAYNIGKDFHPRENNWLGFIFDLDGTRYYLAGDTDFIPEMKNLEDIDIAFIPVSGTYVMTAEEAVEAALAINPKLAIPMHYGAIVGSESDAALFKDKLEGKIPVKILDKI
- a CDS encoding glycogen-binding domain-containing protein, with translation MKEFLVSQFIDDELNLKEKKLFVENVHKEEEFYEETISSLDFEMVMKNKISEVQTPRLDIPKGKKAPSYKNLTRFTQLLAASIIIIFALSIFSNQPATQKAEKFVNYRFVIYKPEAEKVEISGEFTNWKPLKLNEVSQSGYWEAEVKLKPGEYKYFYLINDKKVVADPTSIYKVEDGFGNKNSILKVNA
- a CDS encoding RNA polymerase sigma factor, producing MTFDKFYSETKDGFFKYLYYLCSDYETASDIFQESYFKMYQKYQDNPNKGLLYKIGKNAFLDTKRKKREVYVEQDFLSSFKDEHNNVSAEKEDDFLEKMLAKLDDETKHIFTLKIINDMKYREIAEITGHSEANIKVIIHRARKTLKKHFKEV
- the thiL gene encoding thiamine-phosphate kinase; translated protein: MKEFEFIKLLKEKCKGCDSTPGIGDDAALFDNFLAAKDIVCEGIHFLKTTPAEHVVLKVFSANISDIAAMGGNPKYVLLGIAVPKAREGEKKNIIEAIKKSAGLYDVEVIGGDTTSASNDLFVSLTVIGKKGRFLLSRSGAGEGERVYLSRPLGLARISLEKELGSDFDIDAYQHYKMMAEKELGEVLGNVGTVTSCIDISDGLGRDASHLSEESGVKIVIEEKRLPFSHLKQFDVDKVDYFINSGEEFALLFTAKKEHAVDNSLKEKGIEVYDIGYTQKGSGVFLDNGKKRVSISSKGYEHK